A window from Solea senegalensis isolate Sse05_10M linkage group LG15, IFAPA_SoseM_1, whole genome shotgun sequence encodes these proteins:
- the si:ch211-51a6.2 gene encoding neurotrypsin: protein MNRRKVRAVSVPRCLLLLLLCVSAEVSDQRIFTVVTAPLSCSQGFEELGYYNGSVFHTDSGFPCLKWTDFPDYIQQYPQRGLGEHNFCRNPDGEANPWCFFRQSSGAISWAHCDCRQGAARLVGGSSINNGRLEVYVNGQWGAVCDTHWTDRDASVVCRQLGLSEIGTALHESYFGPGSFFHYERLGCRGNENSLVLCRSQKFVTNDCNHGNEAGLVCAEPEGAGIPLRLVGGLEDFEGHVEVYHKGRWGTICGHHWDDTDAEVVCRQLDLGGVAKAWSLPHQGFGPILLNEVQCTGNELSLDECPHYNWEPHSGDHKEVAAVSCNPYTEGAVRLVGSLKHWEGRVEIYHQGQWGTVCDDNWTELNTQVVCRQLGFRSQTDVSPDAVYEEGRGLILLDDVRCQGSESTLLACSHSQWGHHDCSHSEDVVVRCERERDASDMSASGPLVRLVGGESRKEGRVEVFINNQWGSVCDDGWNDVSAAVVCKQLGFTGTAKARSMAYFGEGRGPIHLDNVRCSGREASLEQCATVGQDGHDCRHSEDAGVICDYTLDPVGDMWTHTCGMRLNNQRRRRRIIGGDKALRGQWPWQVSLWLRSQSKGNHPLCGASLINACWVVTAAHCFKRFGRDPSHYVLRLGDYHTEEQDDFERTLSPERIVVHRKYHSQDWEYDIALVRLKGTEGNCVAFNPHTGAVCLPESGNKWEKRPAACVITGWGITDSEYSRTLLQAWVPLLPSWRCKKRYAHRFTSRMLCAGSLSERHRVDSCQGDSGGPLVCQGEGGRWVLTGIISWGHGCGNPSFPGVYTRVSRFLRWIDKVVNKPFTS from the exons ctcctctctcctgttCACAAGGCTTTGAAGAGCTGGGATATTATAACGGCTCAGTTTTCCACACGGACTCGGGCTTCCCCTGCCTGAAGTGGACAGATTTCCCAGATTACATACAGCAGTACCCGCAGCGAGGACTGGGAGAGCACAACTTCTGCCGAAACCCAGACGGAGAGGCCAACCCCTGGTGCTTCTTCAGGCAGAGCTCTGGTGCCATCAGCTGGGCTCACTGTGACTGCCGGCAGG GTGCAGCCAGATTAGTGGGAGGGTCATCGATCAACAATGGGCGACTGGAGGTCTATGTGAATGGCCAGTGGGGGGCAGTATGTGACACACACTGGACTGACCGTGATGCCAGTGTCGTGTGCAGACAGCTTGGACTCAG tgagaTCGGTACAGCTCTGCACGAATCCTACTTTGGTCCTGGGTCATTCTTCCATTATGAGCGTCTGGGTTGCCGTGGTAATGAGAATTCCTTAGTGCTGTGCCGGAGCCAGAAGTTTGTCACCAATGACTGCAACCATGGCAACGAGGCGGGGCTGGTTTGTGCTGAACCGGAAG GCGCTGGAATCCCTCTGAGGCTGGTGGGTGGCCTGGAGGACTTCGAGGGTCATGTGGAGGTGTACCACAAAGGCAGGTGGGGAACTATCTGTGGTCACCACTGGGATGACACTGATGCTGAGGTGGTTTGTCGGCAGTTGGACCTGGG GGGTGTGGCTAAAGCTTGGTCATTGCCTCACCAGGGATTTGGTCCCATCTTGCTAAATGAGGTCCAGTGCACAGGAAATGAACTGTCTCTGGACGAGTGTCCTCATTACAACTGGGAACCACACAGCGGTGACCACAAGGAAGTGGCAGCTGTTTCCTGCAACCCATACACAG AAGGTGCAGTGCGGCTGGTGGGGTCATTAAAGCACTGGGAGGGTCGCGTGGAGATTTACCACCAGGGACAATGGGGCACTGTGTGTGACGACAACTGGACGGAGCTCAACACACAGGTAGTGTGTCGACAGCTGGGCTTCAG gagccAGACTGACGTGTCCCCTGACGCTGTGTATGAAGAAGGTCGTGGGCTGATCCTGCTGGATGACGTCAGGTGTCAGGGATCAGAGTCCACTCTACTGGCCTGCTCCCATTCCCAGTGGGGCCACCATGACTGCTCCCACAGCGAGGACGTGGTCGTTCGCTGTGAGAGAGAACGAGACGCCAGTGACATGTCAGCCTCAG GCCCTCTGGTGCGTTTGGTTGGTGGAGAAAGCAGAAAGGAGGGGAGAGTGGAGGTCTTCATCAACAACCAGTGGGGAAGTGTGTGTGACGACGGCTGGAATGATGTCAGCGCAGCTGTAGTTTGCAAACAGCTCGGGTTCAC TGGCACAGCGAAAGCTCGATCCATGGCGTACTTTGGCGAGGGTCGAGGTCCGATCCACCTGGACAACGTCCGCTGCTCTGGGAGGGAGGCGTCGTTAGAGCAGTGTGCAACAGTGGGACAGGACGGACATGACTGTCGCCACAGTGAGGACGCGGGTGTCATCTGTGACTACACGCTGGACCCTGTGGGGGACATGTGGACACACACCTGTGGCATGAGGCTCAATAATCAACGGCGGCGCCGGCGGATTATAGGAGGCGATAAGGCGCTGAG GGGTCAGTGGCCCTGGCAGGTTTCTCTGTGGCTGAGGTCTCAGTCTAAAGGAAATCATCCTCTGTGTGGAGCCTCTCTCATCAACGCCTGCTGGGTCGTCACCGCTGCCCACTGCTTCAAGAG ATTCGGCAGAGATCCATCGCACTATGTGTTACGCCTGGGGGACTACCACACTGAGGAGCAGGATGACTTTGAACGCACCTTGTCCCCTGAACGCATCGTCGTCCACAGGAAGTATCACAGTCAGGACTGGGAGTATGACATCGCCCTTGTGAGGCTCAAGGGTACAGAGGGCAACTGTGTGGCATTCAACCCTCACACCGGTGCAGTGTGTCTGCCAGAGTCAGGCAACAAGTGGGAGAAGAGACCGGCCGCCTGTGTGATCACGGGCTGGGGCATCACAG ACTCAGAGTACTCTCGGACTCTGCTCCAGGCCTGGGTGCCCCTGCTTCCGTCTTGGAGGTGCAAGAAACGATACGCTCATCGCTTCACGAGCCGCATGCTGTGTGCCGGGAGCCTGTCGGAGCGCCACCGCGTGGACAGTTGCCAGGGCGACAGCGGCGGTCCGCTGGTTTGCCAGGGGGAGGGGGGCCGCTGGGTGCTGACGGGTATCATCTCCTGGGGTCACGGCTGTGGTAACCCCTCTTTCCCCGGGGTGTACACTCGTGTCAGCAGGTTCCTGAGGTGGATTGACAAAGTCGTCAACAAACCCTTCACCAGCTAA